The following coding sequences are from one Nicotiana tomentosiformis chromosome 3, ASM39032v3, whole genome shotgun sequence window:
- the LOC138907351 gene encoding uncharacterized protein: MDQEVEMGTGYQLVVEIAQRIEGYRQRGSTYSYVSSLFAHFLYILRESLVTPIYVSTPVGNSVIVDRIYRSCVVTICGYETRAHVLLLDMTDFGVILGMDWLSPYHSILNCHAKTVTLAMPELPRLEWKGSSVSTSGRVISFLKARHMVEKGCLAYLDYVWDTTAESPMIDSAPVVWEFADVFPSDLPGMPPDRDVNFCMDLALGAHPISIPPYRMAPKEL, translated from the exons ATGGACcaggaggttgagatgggtactggttatcagctagtagtggagattgctcagaggattgagggctaccgccAGAGGG gatctacctattcatatgtatcatctctgtttgctcatttcctgtaTATTCTTCGTGAGTCCTTGgttactcctatttatgtgtccactcccgtGGGCAATTCTGtaattgtggatcggatctatcggtcctgtgtggtcacaatctgtggttacgagactagagcgcacgttctgttacttgatatgaccgactttggagtcatcctgggcatggactggttatccccatatcatTCCATCCTtaattgccatgccaagactgttaccttagcaatgccagagttgcctagattggagtggaagggttcatctgtcagtaCATCTGGTCGGGTCATCTCTttcctgaaggctcgacatatggtcgagaagggttgtttggcttatctagactATGTTTGGGATACCACCGCAGAGTCTCCGATGATTGATTCAGCGCCAGTAGTCTGGgagttcgccgatgtgtttccttctgaccttccaggcatgccaccagatcgtgatgtTAATTTCTGTATGGACTTGGCTCTAGGCGCTcatcctatatctatcccaccgtatcgtatggctccgaaagaattgtga